The proteins below come from a single Cupriavidus pauculus genomic window:
- a CDS encoding IclR family transcriptional regulator has protein sequence MASQADHEPGAPQGAATEKPSDSYVQSFARGLSVIRAFNAQHPAQTLTEIAQASGLTRAGARRILLTLAGLGYVQADGRLFRLTPKILDLGFAYLTSMPFWNLAEPIMEALSQSVHESCSISVLDGTEVVYVLRVPARKIMTINLSIGSRLPAYCSSMGRVLLAGLDEAELDRVLRASDLRQRTRRTVTDIDALKTLIAGIRALGWAQNDQELEEGLVSVAAPIRNRSGQVIAAINISGQANRTSAQEMVERFLPPLLEASEKISELVQLRT, from the coding sequence ATGGCGAGCCAAGCCGACCACGAACCGGGCGCGCCGCAGGGCGCCGCCACCGAGAAACCCAGCGACAGCTACGTGCAATCGTTTGCGCGTGGGCTATCCGTCATTCGCGCCTTCAACGCCCAGCATCCCGCGCAGACGCTGACCGAAATTGCCCAGGCCAGCGGCCTGACGCGCGCGGGCGCCCGCCGCATCCTGCTGACGCTGGCCGGACTCGGCTATGTGCAGGCGGACGGCAGACTGTTCCGCCTGACGCCCAAGATCCTGGACCTGGGCTTTGCCTACCTGACCTCCATGCCGTTCTGGAATCTGGCCGAGCCCATCATGGAGGCGCTGTCCCAGTCGGTCCACGAAAGCTGCTCCATCTCCGTGCTCGACGGTACCGAGGTCGTCTACGTCCTGCGTGTACCCGCGCGCAAGATCATGACGATCAACCTGTCGATCGGCAGCCGGCTGCCCGCCTACTGCTCGTCGATGGGCCGCGTCCTGCTCGCGGGCCTCGACGAAGCGGAACTCGACCGGGTACTGCGCGCGTCGGACCTGCGCCAGCGCACGCGTCGCACGGTCACCGATATCGACGCCCTGAAGACGCTGATCGCGGGCATTCGCGCGCTCGGCTGGGCGCAGAACGATCAGGAACTCGAGGAAGGACTGGTATCCGTGGCCGCGCCGATCCGCAACCGGTCGGGCCAGGTCATCGCCGCCATCAATATCAGCGGGCAGGCCAACCGGACGAGCGCGCAGGAAATGGTCGAGCGCTTCCTGCCACCGCTGCTCGAGGCCTCGGAAAAGATCTCGGAGCTGGTCCAGCTGCGGACCTGA
- a CDS encoding LysR family transcriptional regulator produces the protein MNETIQWNDWEAFCCVVEQGTFTAAAAQLDCPKSRVSAAVARLETAIGAKLLERTTRRMRLTDAGGAVYRDVAPLFARLREIRQETLAREERVQGMLRIATPYEFGAQQLGGVICRTLAAHPALDITVEISQGLVDPIREGFDIAFVTVESDLPDSGTIARRIWHVERGLVAAPSLAASLPAQMQPEDLSNMPTLATPGATFWEFTRDGERVSVPIRPRMQTYNAELRLQAALSGLGIARVPMTYAETEISQGRLVRVMPDVPLPPLRVFALLPDRRLQPRKVRAFMEAIESMMGEEEDGAAVNPGLTW, from the coding sequence GTGAACGAAACAATCCAGTGGAATGATTGGGAGGCGTTCTGCTGCGTGGTCGAGCAAGGCACCTTTACCGCGGCCGCCGCGCAACTGGACTGCCCGAAGTCCCGCGTCTCGGCGGCGGTGGCACGGCTGGAAACGGCAATCGGCGCCAAGCTGCTCGAGCGCACGACGCGCCGCATGCGGCTGACCGACGCGGGCGGCGCCGTCTATCGCGACGTGGCGCCCTTGTTCGCGCGATTACGCGAGATCCGTCAGGAAACGCTCGCACGCGAGGAGCGCGTGCAGGGCATGCTCCGCATCGCCACGCCTTACGAGTTCGGGGCTCAGCAGCTGGGCGGCGTTATCTGCCGCACGCTGGCCGCCCATCCGGCACTCGATATCACGGTGGAAATTTCCCAGGGGCTGGTCGATCCGATCCGCGAGGGGTTCGATATTGCCTTCGTCACCGTGGAGTCGGACCTGCCCGACTCGGGCACGATCGCCCGCCGCATCTGGCACGTGGAGCGCGGCCTCGTGGCGGCGCCGTCGCTGGCGGCAAGCCTGCCCGCGCAGATGCAGCCCGAAGACCTCTCCAATATGCCGACGCTGGCCACGCCGGGCGCGACCTTCTGGGAGTTCACGCGCGATGGCGAGCGGGTCTCCGTGCCGATTCGCCCGCGCATGCAGACTTACAACGCCGAACTGCGGCTGCAGGCCGCGCTGTCCGGCCTAGGCATCGCGCGCGTGCCGATGACTTACGCGGAGACCGAGATTTCGCAGGGACGACTCGTTCGGGTGATGCCCGATGTGCCGTTACCGCCACTACGAGTATTCGCACTACTGCCCGACCGCCGGCTCCAGCCGCGCAAGGTGCGCGCATTCATGGAAGCGATCGAATCGATGATGGGGGAAGAAGAGGACGGTGCCGCGGTGAATCCGGGACTGACCTGGTAG
- a CDS encoding YggT family protein translates to MFTEIVTFLLDIVFTLFGMALLLRLWMQLTRLPSRNPVSQGVFQITDWLVRPLRRIIPGFGGIDWATLIAAWLTAVVYLVCRTLVYEGDPLGFLPVILAIAVLHVLKWGISLIMWVTLLMAILSWVNPQSPVAPAIYHLTEPLLRPLRRVVPRLGGFDISPLILFVIAQILLMVLARLSLGSV, encoded by the coding sequence ATGTTCACGGAAATCGTCACGTTCCTGCTCGATATCGTCTTCACGCTGTTCGGCATGGCGCTGCTGCTGCGCCTGTGGATGCAGCTGACCCGCCTGCCTTCGCGCAATCCTGTCTCGCAGGGTGTGTTCCAGATCACGGACTGGCTCGTTCGGCCGCTGCGCCGGATCATCCCCGGCTTCGGCGGCATCGACTGGGCCACGCTGATCGCGGCCTGGCTTACCGCCGTGGTCTATCTGGTCTGCCGCACGCTCGTGTACGAGGGCGATCCGCTGGGCTTCCTGCCCGTGATCCTCGCCATTGCCGTCCTGCACGTGCTCAAGTGGGGCATCAGCCTCATCATGTGGGTCACGCTGCTGATGGCGATCCTGTCGTGGGTGAACCCGCAGTCGCCGGTGGCGCCGGCCATCTACCACCTGACCGAGCCGCTGCTGCGTCCGCTGCGCCGCGTGGTGCCGCGTCTGGGCGGATTCGATATCTCGCCGCTGATCCTGTTCGTGATCGCGCAGATCCTGCTGATGGTCCTCGCGCGCCTGAGTTTGGGAAGTGTCTGA
- a CDS encoding MarR family winged helix-turn-helix transcriptional regulator: MTRKTAAPLTKQEFEALSDFRYQLRRFLRFSEDAARGEGMTVQQYLLMLHIRGFPDRNWASVGELAERLQTQQHGVVALVNRCEAAGLVTRKVNADDRRIVEVHLLPKGERSLNRLAMRHRAELESLRNTFRVARITAFNDEGEEGDA, translated from the coding sequence ATGACACGCAAGACCGCCGCACCGCTCACCAAGCAGGAATTCGAGGCATTGTCTGACTTCCGCTATCAGCTGCGGCGCTTTCTGCGCTTTTCGGAAGATGCCGCGCGGGGCGAGGGGATGACGGTACAGCAATATCTGCTGATGCTCCATATCCGCGGCTTTCCGGATCGGAACTGGGCCTCGGTGGGCGAACTGGCCGAGCGGCTGCAGACGCAGCAGCACGGCGTGGTCGCGCTGGTCAATCGCTGCGAGGCCGCGGGCCTGGTCACGCGGAAGGTGAATGCCGACGATCGGCGCATCGTCGAGGTGCATCTGCTGCCCAAGGGCGAACGCAGTCTGAATCGTCTTGCCATGCGTCACCGCGCCGAGCTCGAATCGCTGCGTAACACGTTCCGGGTGGCGCGGATTACCGCATTCAACGACGAGGGCGAGGAGGGGGACGCCTGA
- a CDS encoding dienelactone hydrolase family protein: MATTPNSRWIRVETNDGGFDAYLSLPPAGKQANGPGIVLIQEIFGVNEHIRSVADQYASDGYVVLAPDIFWRQAPRIELGYAGADMEQAFALRKATDVDAAVSDIAATVRALRAELGGSGKVAAVGYCFGGLLSYLSAARGLVDAAVPYYGGGIHANLAEAPKLSVPAQFHFGALDAHITLDQVADIRAAVEGKPDTEVFVYEKADHGFNCWARGSYHQPSAALAHGRALAFLSQHLS, translated from the coding sequence ATGGCAACCACGCCCAATAGCCGCTGGATTCGAGTGGAAACGAACGATGGCGGCTTCGACGCCTATCTGAGCCTGCCCCCCGCGGGCAAGCAGGCCAATGGCCCAGGCATCGTGCTGATCCAGGAAATCTTTGGCGTCAACGAACATATCCGCTCGGTTGCGGACCAGTACGCGTCCGATGGATACGTCGTCCTCGCACCGGACATTTTCTGGCGCCAGGCCCCGCGCATCGAGCTCGGCTATGCCGGCGCCGACATGGAACAGGCATTCGCGCTGCGCAAGGCCACCGACGTCGACGCGGCCGTGTCGGACATCGCGGCCACGGTGCGCGCGTTGCGCGCCGAACTAGGTGGCAGCGGCAAGGTCGCGGCGGTGGGCTACTGCTTCGGCGGCCTGCTGTCGTATCTGTCGGCCGCGCGCGGTCTCGTCGATGCCGCGGTGCCCTACTACGGTGGCGGCATCCACGCGAACCTCGCGGAAGCGCCCAAGCTGAGCGTGCCGGCCCAGTTCCACTTCGGCGCACTGGACGCGCATATCACGCTCGACCAGGTCGCCGACATCCGCGCCGCCGTCGAAGGCAAGCCGGACACGGAAGTGTTCGTCTACGAAAAGGCCGATCACGGCTTCAACTGCTGGGCGCGCGGGTCCTATCACCAACCCTCGGCCGCACTGGCCCACGGGCGCGCATTGGCCTTCCTGTCCCAGCACCTGAGCTAG
- a CDS encoding ShlB/FhaC/HecB family hemolysin secretion/activation protein, translated as MPLMLNRQCISPFATLLGAACVLPGFSTQAHAQQSGQPQVSPGNGSASRLLRRDQLIENQQQERLQEDQERALRALPEPEGADLDAMSGQTEASRPDDAGTCREVTRIALTGDVERVDAEALTRMRQTYENRCLSAADLNAMIVELTRSFILRGEVTTRAYLPEQIADDGTLEINVIPGVIERYDVDSDRANAVWPPGVFAARPGELLNLRDVEQAVEQMNRLSSNDARVGLYPGSEPGQTIVKVTNRGTRPVHLYTSFDNMGTKATGRNTLSATITADSPFGFNELFALTRRQSVFPLEGSHRSEATAFQMQVPYGYHTASMQWSRSNYLNTVTLPRSGRRIQVEGRTDVFGVSDDWIVYRDAMSRVSVSGRLALQSGQTWIAGLPIGVSDRDFTFADLGVGVTTRRFGGISTARVGAVRGLAMIGAYHDPAGLPDDAPHAQFQKFTLSMTHARRLQLGRQALVLSAQFSGQYSLNTLYGSQQLLIGGPGTVRGFMDHSLGGDHGYYVRTEASVPWQVLQGTHNVRGRVYAGLDWGNVINRNPAARSGALTGVAIGVGATWERTRYRCVAVARAAGAVVEDA; from the coding sequence ATGCCGCTCATGTTGAATCGTCAGTGCATCTCGCCGTTTGCCACGCTGCTCGGCGCAGCTTGTGTATTGCCCGGTTTTTCCACGCAGGCCCACGCACAGCAGTCGGGCCAGCCGCAGGTGTCCCCCGGTAACGGCTCCGCGTCGCGGCTGCTGCGGCGCGACCAGCTGATCGAGAATCAGCAACAGGAACGTCTGCAGGAAGATCAGGAGCGCGCGCTTCGCGCATTGCCGGAACCGGAAGGGGCCGACCTCGACGCGATGTCCGGGCAGACCGAAGCCAGTCGGCCCGACGATGCGGGGACATGCCGCGAGGTCACGCGCATTGCGCTCACCGGCGATGTGGAGCGGGTGGACGCAGAGGCGCTGACGCGGATGCGGCAGACGTACGAGAACCGATGCCTGAGCGCTGCGGATCTGAATGCGATGATCGTGGAGCTGACGCGGTCTTTCATCCTGCGCGGCGAGGTGACCACGCGTGCGTATCTGCCGGAGCAGATCGCCGACGACGGCACGCTCGAGATCAACGTGATCCCGGGCGTCATCGAACGGTACGACGTGGACAGCGACCGCGCGAATGCGGTCTGGCCGCCGGGCGTGTTTGCGGCGCGGCCGGGCGAATTGCTCAACCTGCGCGACGTGGAGCAGGCCGTCGAGCAGATGAACCGGCTGTCTTCGAACGATGCGCGCGTGGGGCTGTACCCGGGTAGCGAGCCCGGGCAGACCATCGTGAAGGTGACCAACCGCGGCACGCGGCCCGTGCACCTGTACACGTCGTTCGACAATATGGGTACCAAGGCGACGGGCCGCAACACGTTGTCGGCGACGATCACGGCGGACAGTCCCTTCGGCTTCAACGAGCTGTTCGCGCTGACGCGCCGGCAGTCGGTGTTTCCGCTCGAAGGCAGCCATCGGTCGGAAGCCACGGCGTTCCAGATGCAGGTGCCATACGGCTATCACACGGCATCGATGCAATGGAGCCGCAGCAATTACCTGAACACGGTGACGTTACCGCGCAGCGGACGCAGGATTCAGGTCGAGGGCCGTACCGATGTGTTCGGCGTGAGCGACGACTGGATTGTCTACCGCGACGCGATGTCGCGGGTCTCGGTATCGGGGCGGCTGGCGCTGCAATCGGGCCAGACGTGGATCGCGGGGCTGCCGATCGGCGTCAGCGACCGGGATTTCACGTTTGCCGATCTCGGCGTCGGCGTGACGACGCGGCGGTTCGGCGGCATCTCCACGGCGCGTGTGGGCGCCGTACGCGGATTGGCGATGATCGGTGCGTATCACGATCCCGCGGGACTGCCGGACGATGCGCCCCATGCGCAGTTCCAGAAATTCACGCTGTCGATGACCCATGCGCGACGGCTGCAGCTGGGCAGGCAGGCGCTGGTGCTGTCCGCGCAGTTCAGCGGACAGTATTCGCTGAACACGCTCTACGGGTCGCAGCAACTGCTGATCGGCGGTCCCGGTACCGTGCGAGGTTTCATGGACCATTCGCTTGGCGGGGATCACGGCTACTACGTGCGGACCGAGGCAAGCGTGCCGTGGCAGGTCCTGCAAGGAACGCATAACGTGCGGGGACGCGTCTATGCGGGGCTGGACTGGGGCAACGTGATCAACCGCAATCCCGCCGCGCGCTCGGGCGCGCTGACGGGCGTGGCCATTGGCGTGGGCGCGACGTGGGAGCGTACTCGGTATCGATGCGTCGCTGTCGCGCGCGCTGCGGGCGCCGTCGTCGAGGATGCGTGA
- a CDS encoding phospholipase D family protein: MPATLSSLRSLRSLKPRLRSRLLVTVALLACATAAQARLASSLESLADALGTPAARPAPFATGSSYTLCFVPDGPSCQDMIVDAIGKTRRKLLIQAYSFTNAAIAEAVADAHRRGVDVRVIVDKSQTSERYTSATFLKHAGIPVVVDTKPAIAHNKVMVFDDQAVFTGSFNFTKAAQQRNAENGMLIRGDAAIVRAYTDNWNTRFRQSSEY, encoded by the coding sequence GTGCCCGCAACCCTCAGCTCCCTCAGATCCCTCCGCTCCCTCAAGCCCCGCCTGCGTTCCCGCCTCCTCGTCACCGTCGCACTGCTGGCCTGCGCCACCGCCGCCCAGGCCCGACTCGCCTCGTCGCTCGAGAGCCTGGCCGATGCCCTCGGCACGCCCGCCGCGCGCCCCGCGCCGTTCGCCACGGGCAGCAGCTACACGCTGTGCTTCGTCCCGGACGGCCCAAGCTGCCAGGACATGATCGTCGATGCCATCGGCAAGACGCGCCGCAAGCTGCTGATCCAGGCGTACTCGTTCACCAACGCGGCCATCGCCGAAGCCGTCGCCGACGCGCACCGCCGCGGCGTCGATGTGCGCGTGATCGTGGACAAGAGCCAGACCTCCGAGCGCTACACGAGCGCCACGTTCCTCAAGCACGCGGGCATTCCCGTCGTGGTGGACACCAAGCCCGCCATCGCCCACAACAAGGTCATGGTGTTCGACGACCAGGCCGTATTCACGGGCTCCTTCAATTTCACGAAGGCCGCGCAGCAGCGCAACGCCGAGAACGGCATGCTCATCCGCGGCGACGCGGCGATCGTGCGCGCCTACACGGACAACTGGAACACGCGCTTCCGCCAGTCGTCCGAATACTGA
- a CDS encoding dodecin: protein MSNHTYKLVEIVGTAPDGTDAAIRSALAKANETIKHIDWFEVIETRGHVVNGAVAHFQVTLKIGFRVN from the coding sequence ATGTCGAACCACACGTACAAGCTCGTCGAGATCGTCGGAACGGCGCCCGATGGCACGGACGCGGCGATTCGCAGTGCCCTGGCGAAGGCCAATGAGACGATCAAGCATATCGACTGGTTCGAGGTCATCGAGACGCGCGGGCATGTAGTCAATGGCGCGGTGGCGCACTTTCAGGTGACCCTGAAGATTGGGTTCCGTGTGAATTGA